The proteins below come from a single Motilibacter peucedani genomic window:
- a CDS encoding glycosyl hydrolase → MRRASHVRLLLGLATLLAVLALAPPTGAPQPAALELPVSAPVPRTAFGMNQVDPAAWPSVPVGALRLWDSGTAWPDLEPARGTWDWSRLDAYVDAATAHGAPVLLTLGQSPQWASARPGDPSPYGGTTTPAEPAGASDWTDYVRAVVTRYRGRIEAYETWNEPNLRSFYTGSPQTLAALSSAAAAVVHEVDPRARVVTPGVAWTSPGGPEWFDAFLAAGGASGADVVGFHAYPREGWAPEQLADVAADVRARAVAGGAHLPLWDTETGWGHTSPTDPHPWLVPTADGPGLVARTYLALVAAQVPRVYWYGFTNKAVGLWLTGDDGRTLSGAGTAWAQAARWVAGARPGPYGPDGSGTWRLELGYDDLDGRGERPGRLGAVRRGAGDRTGAHDRAAPPRRLAGGGRPRGGGARDGRAGAARPALRSCSSERSGMTCDTPRLARHGRGTTG, encoded by the coding sequence ATGCGCCGGGCCAGCCACGTACGCCTGCTGCTGGGCCTCGCGACGCTGCTCGCGGTCCTCGCGCTGGCCCCGCCGACCGGTGCGCCGCAGCCTGCGGCGCTCGAGCTGCCGGTCAGCGCGCCGGTGCCCCGCACGGCGTTCGGCATGAACCAGGTCGACCCCGCCGCCTGGCCGTCCGTGCCCGTCGGCGCCCTGCGGCTGTGGGACTCCGGCACCGCGTGGCCCGACCTCGAGCCGGCGCGCGGCACGTGGGACTGGAGCCGGCTCGACGCCTACGTCGACGCGGCGACCGCGCACGGTGCCCCGGTGCTGCTCACCCTCGGCCAGTCGCCGCAGTGGGCGTCGGCTCGCCCGGGCGACCCCTCGCCCTACGGCGGCACGACCACGCCGGCGGAGCCGGCAGGGGCCTCCGACTGGACCGACTACGTCCGCGCCGTGGTGACGCGCTACCGCGGCCGCATCGAGGCCTACGAGACCTGGAACGAGCCGAACCTGCGCTCCTTCTACACCGGCAGCCCGCAGACGCTCGCAGCGCTCAGCTCGGCGGCGGCTGCCGTCGTGCACGAGGTCGACCCGCGGGCGCGGGTCGTCACCCCGGGCGTCGCCTGGACGTCGCCGGGCGGCCCCGAGTGGTTCGACGCGTTCCTCGCCGCCGGCGGGGCGAGCGGTGCCGACGTCGTCGGGTTCCACGCGTACCCGCGCGAGGGCTGGGCGCCCGAGCAGCTGGCGGACGTGGCCGCAGACGTACGCGCCCGCGCCGTCGCCGGAGGCGCCCACCTGCCGCTCTGGGACACCGAGACCGGCTGGGGGCACACGAGCCCGACCGACCCGCACCCCTGGCTGGTCCCGACCGCCGACGGTCCGGGGCTCGTCGCCCGCACCTACCTCGCGCTCGTGGCCGCGCAGGTGCCGCGGGTCTACTGGTACGGCTTCACCAACAAGGCGGTCGGGCTCTGGCTCACCGGCGACGACGGGCGGACGCTGTCGGGCGCCGGCACCGCCTGGGCGCAGGCCGCGCGGTGGGTCGCAGGAGCGCGGCCGGGCCCCTACGGCCCCGACGGCTCCGGCACGTGGCGCCTCGAGCTCGGCTACGACGACCTCGACGGCCGGGGCGAGCGCCCAGGTCGTCTGGGTGCAGTCCGGAGGGGCGCCGGTGACCGCACCGGCGCGCACGACCGAGCTGCGCCGCCTCGACGGCTCGCGGGAGGAGGTCGCCCCCGGGGCGGCGGTGCGCGTGACGGGCGAGCCGGTGCTGCTCGTCCAGCGCTGAGGTCGTGCTCCAGCGAACGATCGGGCATGACCTGCGACACACCGCGGTTGGCGCGACACGGACGAGGAACAACAGGGTGA
- a CDS encoding DEAD/DEAH box helicase, translating to MSDDGFGELGLRPELLAALVTLGYEEPTPIQRESIPPLLEGHDLLGQAATGTGKTAAFALPLLSRILDRPDRRTPGALILVPTRELAVQVSEATHKYGKDLGARVLPVYGGAPIGHQLRALERGVDVVVATPGRALDHISRGTLDLSALQMVVLDEADEMLDMGFAEDIESILESTPEGRQTVLFSATMPGRVDAIARRHLRDPIRIQIERERAAAGEAPLVRQSAYVVSRAYKSAALGRVLDVEAPTAAIVFCRTRDEVDTLTESLNGRGYRAEALHGGMSQEQRDRVMNRLRSGTAELLIATDVAARGLDLDQLTHVFNYDVPSAPEAYVHRIGRVGRAGRAGVAITLAEPREHRMLKVIERVTGQKIAVAKVPTVSDLRARRLEMTRSALEESLVTDELDEFRVVVEALAGEFDLMEIALAAVKLAHEAGGPTTDEEEIPEVAPRPEREQRAGGSHAGGPGGSHSGAGRGGSGGSGGPSGRPQRSLGADSTKLWISLGRSAGIRPQDLVGAIAGEAGLPGRQIGAIEIADRFSLVEVPESAAETVMQALRATKIKGRTAAVRRDRGHRERG from the coding sequence GTGAGCGACGACGGATTCGGCGAGCTGGGCCTGCGGCCCGAGCTGCTGGCGGCACTGGTGACCCTGGGATACGAGGAGCCGACGCCGATCCAGCGGGAGTCGATCCCGCCGCTGCTCGAGGGCCACGACCTGCTCGGCCAGGCGGCCACCGGCACCGGCAAGACGGCGGCGTTCGCGCTGCCGCTGCTGAGCCGGATCCTCGACCGGCCCGACCGCCGCACGCCCGGCGCCCTGATCCTGGTGCCGACCCGCGAGCTCGCGGTGCAGGTGTCGGAGGCCACGCACAAGTACGGCAAGGACCTCGGCGCCCGGGTGCTGCCGGTCTACGGCGGTGCGCCCATCGGCCACCAGCTGCGCGCGCTCGAGCGCGGTGTCGACGTCGTCGTGGCCACCCCGGGGCGCGCGCTCGACCACATCAGCCGCGGCACGCTCGACCTGTCGGCGCTGCAGATGGTCGTGCTCGACGAGGCCGACGAGATGCTCGACATGGGCTTCGCCGAGGACATCGAGTCGATCCTCGAGAGCACGCCCGAGGGCCGGCAGACGGTGCTCTTCTCGGCGACCATGCCCGGGCGCGTCGACGCGATCGCGCGCCGGCACCTGCGCGACCCGATCCGCATCCAGATCGAGCGCGAGCGGGCCGCCGCGGGCGAGGCGCCGCTGGTGCGGCAGAGCGCCTACGTCGTGTCGCGCGCCTACAAGTCGGCAGCGCTGGGCCGCGTGCTCGACGTCGAGGCGCCGACCGCCGCCATCGTCTTCTGCCGCACCCGGGACGAGGTCGACACGCTCACCGAGTCGCTCAACGGCCGCGGCTACCGCGCCGAGGCGCTGCACGGCGGCATGAGCCAGGAGCAGCGCGACCGGGTGATGAACCGCCTGCGCTCGGGCACCGCCGAGCTGCTCATCGCCACCGACGTCGCCGCCCGCGGGCTCGACCTCGACCAGCTCACCCACGTCTTCAACTACGACGTGCCCTCGGCTCCCGAGGCCTACGTCCACCGCATCGGCCGCGTCGGCCGCGCCGGCCGGGCCGGCGTGGCCATCACGCTCGCCGAGCCGCGCGAGCACCGCATGCTCAAGGTCATCGAGCGCGTCACCGGCCAGAAGATCGCCGTGGCCAAGGTGCCGACCGTGTCCGACCTGCGGGCCCGCCGGCTCGAGATGACCCGCTCCGCGCTCGAGGAGAGCCTGGTCACCGACGAGCTCGACGAGTTCCGCGTGGTGGTCGAGGCGCTCGCCGGGGAGTTCGACCTCATGGAGATCGCGCTCGCCGCGGTCAAGCTGGCCCACGAGGCGGGCGGCCCGACCACCGACGAGGAGGAGATCCCCGAGGTGGCGCCGCGCCCCGAGCGCGAGCAGCGCGCCGGTGGCTCCCACGCCGGCGGCCCGGGCGGCTCCCACTCCGGCGCCGGCCGCGGGGGCTCGGGCGGCTCCGGTGGCCCGAGCGGGCGGCCGCAGCGCTCGCTGGGCGCCGACTCGACCAAGCTGTGGATCAGCCTCGGGCGCAGCGCGGGCATCCGCCCGCAGGACCTCGTCGGCGCGATCGCCGGCGAGGCGGGGCTGCCCGGGCGCCAGATCGGCGCCATCGAGATCGCCGACCGGTTCTCGCTGGTCGAGGTGCCGGAGTCGGCGGCCGAGACGGTCATGCAGGCGCTGCGCGCCACGAAGATCAAGGGCCGCACCGCCGCCGTGCGCCGCGACCGGGGCCACCGCGAGCGCGGCTGA
- a CDS encoding DUF7455 domain-containing protein: MNTTATDSTADPVAQAPLAPLVVADRCDSCGAQAFMRVRLRSGGELLFCGHHGRENAPALVAAGASVRDDTALINVKPSTSANAL; the protein is encoded by the coding sequence ATGAACACCACGGCAACGGACAGCACGGCTGACCCGGTCGCCCAGGCCCCGCTGGCGCCGCTCGTCGTCGCCGACCGCTGCGACAGCTGCGGCGCGCAGGCGTTCATGCGCGTGCGGCTGCGCTCCGGCGGCGAGCTGCTCTTCTGCGGCCACCACGGCCGCGAGAACGCCCCCGCCCTCGTGGCTGCCGGCGCCTCGGTGCGCGACGACACCGCGCTCATCAACGTCAAGCCCTCGACCTCGGCCAACGCCCTCTGA
- a CDS encoding LysE family transporter has product MDALALGLSIGLAAGISPGPLLALVVTETLRSGWRAGAATACAPLLSDVLVVTGVLLVLQHLPEAALGAVGVVGGVFVVWSGVATVREARTAQLRTRAAAPAALVQALRRAAVVNLLSPHPWISWATALGPLTVSAWRDAPSHGVALVVGFYATLVGAKVAVAVLVGRSSGRMGEVGYRRALTGAGLLLVAAGVALVVEFGRTV; this is encoded by the coding sequence GTGGACGCGCTGGCCCTGGGGCTGAGCATCGGGCTGGCCGCCGGCATCAGCCCGGGCCCGCTGCTCGCCCTGGTGGTGACCGAGACCCTGCGCTCGGGCTGGCGGGCCGGCGCCGCCACGGCGTGCGCGCCACTGCTGAGCGACGTGCTGGTGGTGACGGGCGTGCTGCTGGTGCTGCAGCACCTGCCCGAGGCCGCGCTCGGCGCGGTCGGGGTGGTCGGCGGCGTCTTCGTGGTCTGGTCGGGCGTCGCGACGGTGCGCGAGGCGCGGACGGCACAGCTGCGTACGCGTGCCGCCGCCCCCGCCGCGCTGGTGCAGGCGCTGCGCCGCGCCGCCGTGGTCAACCTGCTGAGCCCGCACCCCTGGATCAGCTGGGCGACGGCCCTCGGCCCGCTCACCGTGTCGGCCTGGCGCGACGCGCCCTCGCACGGGGTGGCCCTCGTGGTCGGCTTCTACGCGACGCTGGTCGGCGCCAAGGTGGCCGTCGCCGTGCTGGTCGGGCGCAGCTCCGGCCGGATGGGCGAGGTCGGCTACCGGCGGGCGCTCACCGGCGCCGGCCTGCTGCTGGTCGCCGCCGGCGTCGCCCTGGTCGTGGAGTTCGGCCGCACGGTCTGA
- a CDS encoding MerR family transcriptional regulator, whose translation MELATVQEAAATTGWSPRMLRYVEQRGLVVPRRSSAGYRLYGPAELDRLRTLRTLLDETGLELSDVAVALRLRRERALHEAVDGWLDGVPPAPPAAGAAGSADALDALRWDQERHLRLLRSGQHSRNNVKEAQ comes from the coding sequence ATGGAGCTCGCCACGGTGCAGGAGGCAGCGGCCACCACGGGGTGGTCGCCGCGCATGCTGCGCTACGTCGAGCAGCGCGGGCTGGTCGTGCCGCGGCGCTCCAGCGCCGGCTACCGCCTCTACGGCCCGGCCGAGCTCGACCGGCTGCGCACGCTGCGCACCCTGCTCGACGAGACCGGGCTCGAGCTCTCCGACGTGGCGGTCGCGCTGCGCCTGCGCCGGGAGCGCGCGCTGCACGAGGCCGTCGACGGGTGGCTGGACGGCGTACCCCCGGCGCCGCCCGCCGCAGGCGCCGCCGGCTCGGCCGACGCGCTCGACGCCCTGCGCTGGGACCAGGAGCGCCACCTGCGCCTGTTGCGCTCCGGCCAACATTCACGCAACAATGTCAAGGAAGCCCAGTGA
- the ahcY gene encoding adenosylhomocysteinase: MTAATSTTSAAAPTAHLSVDTRNGLDFKVADLSLAEFGRNEIRLAEHEMPGLMELRREFGPSQPLAGARITGSLHMTIQTAVLIETLTALGAQVRWVSCNIFSTQDHAAAAVVVGPEGTVDAPAGVPVFAWKGETLPEYWWCTDQVVSWPDGAGPNMILDDGGDVTLLVHKGVEFEAAGAVPATSDDDSEEYGVILDLLRASLAADPQRFTRVAAGIKGVTEETTTGVHRLYEFAQAGTLLFPAINVNDSVTKSKFDNKYGTRHSLIDGINRATDVLIGGKVAIVCGYGDVGKGSAESLRGQGARVIVTEIDPICALQAAMDGYQVTTLEEALPLADIVITATGNKDVLTVEDLSRTKHQAIVGNIGHFDNEIDMAGLARVPGITRTTIKPQVDEWTFPDGHSIIVLSEGRLLNLGNATGHPSFVMSNSFANQTIAQIELFTKTADYDKKVYVLPKHLDEKVARMHLDALGVKLTELSKKQAAYIGVPVEGPYKADHYRY; the protein is encoded by the coding sequence ATGACCGCCGCGACGTCCACCACGAGCGCAGCCGCACCGACAGCACACCTGAGCGTCGACACCCGCAACGGGCTCGACTTCAAGGTCGCCGACCTCTCCCTCGCGGAGTTCGGCCGCAACGAGATCCGCCTCGCCGAGCACGAGATGCCGGGCCTGATGGAGCTGCGGCGCGAGTTCGGTCCCAGCCAGCCGCTCGCGGGCGCACGCATCACCGGCTCGCTGCACATGACGATCCAGACCGCGGTGCTCATCGAGACCCTGACCGCGCTCGGCGCGCAGGTCCGCTGGGTCTCCTGCAACATCTTCTCCACGCAGGACCACGCCGCTGCCGCGGTCGTCGTCGGCCCCGAGGGCACCGTCGACGCGCCGGCCGGCGTGCCGGTCTTCGCCTGGAAGGGCGAGACCCTGCCGGAGTACTGGTGGTGCACGGACCAGGTCGTCTCCTGGCCCGACGGCGCCGGCCCCAACATGATCCTCGACGACGGCGGCGACGTCACGCTGCTCGTCCACAAGGGCGTCGAGTTCGAGGCGGCCGGCGCCGTGCCGGCCACGAGCGACGACGACTCCGAGGAGTACGGCGTCATCCTCGACCTGCTGCGCGCCTCGCTCGCCGCCGACCCGCAGCGATTCACCCGCGTCGCCGCCGGCATCAAGGGCGTCACGGAGGAGACCACGACCGGCGTCCACCGGCTCTACGAGTTCGCCCAGGCGGGCACGCTGCTCTTCCCGGCGATCAACGTCAACGACTCGGTCACCAAGAGCAAGTTCGACAACAAGTACGGCACCCGCCACTCGCTGATCGACGGCATCAACCGCGCCACCGACGTCCTCATCGGCGGCAAGGTCGCCATCGTCTGCGGCTACGGCGACGTCGGCAAGGGCAGCGCCGAGTCGCTGCGCGGGCAGGGCGCCCGCGTCATCGTCACCGAGATCGACCCGATCTGCGCGCTCCAGGCGGCGATGGACGGCTACCAGGTGACGACGCTCGAGGAGGCCCTGCCCCTCGCCGACATCGTCATCACGGCCACCGGCAACAAGGACGTCCTGACCGTCGAGGACCTCTCGCGCACCAAGCACCAGGCGATCGTCGGCAACATCGGCCACTTCGACAACGAGATCGACATGGCCGGCCTGGCCCGGGTGCCCGGCATCACGCGCACCACGATCAAGCCGCAGGTCGACGAGTGGACCTTCCCCGACGGCCACAGCATCATCGTGCTGTCCGAGGGCCGGCTGCTCAACCTCGGCAACGCGACGGGCCACCCCAGCTTCGTCATGTCGAACTCCTTCGCGAACCAGACGATCGCCCAGATCGAGCTCTTCACGAAGACCGCGGACTACGACAAGAAGGTCTACGTGCTGCCCAAGCACCTGGACGAGAAGGTCGCCCGCATGCACCTCGACGCGCTCGGCGTGAAGCTCACCGAGCTCTCCAAGAAGCAGGCCGCCTACATCGGCGTCCCGGTCGAGGGGCCCTACAAGGCCGACCACTACCGCTACTAG
- a CDS encoding adenosylhomocysteinase produces MTTARRIERSERSMPVLSRVRDQWSRSRPLTGVVVAGCLPLTAETGALARTLRAGGAELVLCSSNPLSTQDDVTASLREQGIAVHARRGVDRAGYYDDVRATLDALTGAGRAVLLDDGCDLISTLHQERPDLLGTGALLGASEQTGTGVLRLRQLARDGALSLPVVAVNDTPVKRVVDNRWGSGQSTVDALLRATGMLLAGRVCVVAGFGDVGRGVATRLRGLGAQVVVTEVDPVAALDATLDGFRVLPMAAAAAEAHVVVTATGGVDVVGARHLPLLRDGVVLANAGHFDVEVDVRALLAAASDREPDVRPALDEYTLADGRRVLLVAEGRVAGLAAAEGSPPAVMDLAFALQALTVRWLVGSAGTLAEGVHELPTEIDQRVAALALESLGVEVDRLSTAQATYLRSWRSGS; encoded by the coding sequence GTGACGACAGCACGGCGCATCGAGCGTTCTGAGCGCTCGATGCCCGTGCTGTCGCGCGTCCGGGACCAGTGGAGCAGGAGCCGCCCGCTCACGGGTGTCGTCGTCGCAGGCTGCCTGCCGCTGACCGCGGAGACCGGGGCCCTGGCGCGCACCCTGCGGGCGGGCGGCGCGGAGCTGGTGCTGTGCTCGTCCAACCCGCTCTCGACCCAGGACGACGTCACCGCCTCGCTGCGCGAGCAGGGCATCGCGGTCCACGCCAGGCGCGGGGTCGACCGCGCGGGCTACTACGACGACGTGCGCGCCACGCTCGACGCGCTGACCGGTGCTGGGCGCGCGGTGCTGCTCGACGACGGCTGCGACCTCATCAGCACCCTGCACCAGGAGCGCCCCGACCTGCTGGGGACGGGTGCGCTGCTCGGCGCCAGCGAGCAGACGGGCACGGGAGTGCTCCGGCTGCGCCAGCTCGCCCGCGACGGCGCCCTGTCCCTGCCGGTCGTCGCCGTCAACGACACCCCGGTCAAGCGGGTGGTCGACAACCGGTGGGGGAGCGGGCAGTCCACCGTCGACGCGCTGCTGCGCGCCACCGGGATGCTTCTCGCCGGGCGGGTCTGCGTGGTCGCCGGCTTCGGCGACGTCGGCAGGGGAGTGGCGACCCGGCTGCGCGGGCTCGGCGCCCAGGTGGTCGTCACCGAGGTCGACCCCGTCGCCGCGCTCGACGCCACGCTCGACGGCTTCCGCGTGCTGCCGATGGCCGCTGCTGCGGCCGAGGCCCACGTGGTCGTCACCGCCACCGGCGGCGTCGACGTCGTGGGCGCGCGCCACCTCCCCCTGCTGCGCGACGGCGTGGTGCTCGCCAACGCCGGGCACTTCGACGTCGAGGTCGACGTGCGGGCGCTGCTGGCCGCTGCGTCCGACCGCGAGCCCGACGTGCGGCCGGCGCTGGACGAGTACACCCTGGCCGACGGCCGGCGGGTGCTGCTGGTGGCCGAGGGCCGGGTCGCGGGGCTGGCGGCGGCCGAGGGCAGCCCCCCGGCGGTCATGGACCTCGCCTTCGCGCTGCAGGCCCTCACGGTCCGCTGGCTGGTCGGCTCCGCCGGCACCCTCGCCGAGGGCGTCCACGAGCTGCCCACCGAGATCGACCAGCGGGTCGCCGCGCTGGCCCTCGAGTCCCTCGGCGTCGAGGTCGACCGGCTCAGCACGGCGCAGGCGACCTACCTGCGCTCCTGGCGCTCGGGGTCCTAG
- the xylA gene encoding xylose isomerase, translating into MAPQPTREDKFSFGLWTVGWQARDLFGEATRPVLAGVEAVHKLSEIGAYGITFHDDDLIPPGSSSSERDRIIAEFKQALQDTGMEVPMVTTNLFGDPVFKDGGFTSNDRSVRRYALRKVMRNMDLAAELGAQIYVFWGGREGSEVDFAKDIRSALDRYREGIDLLAQYSIDKGYGMRFAIEPKPNEPRGDILLPSIGHALAFINELEHADMVGINPEVGHEQMASLNYTHGIAQALWQGKLFHIDLNGQKGPRYDQDLVFGYGDLLQAFSTVDLLENGAPGGGPTYDGDRHFDYKPLRTEDMEGVWQSASANMELYLSLKERAQAFRADPEVQEALAAAQVAELANPTLDVGESYEQLLADRSSFEDYDLEAARTKGYGYARVQRLALKHLIGRD; encoded by the coding sequence ATGGCACCGCAGCCCACCCGCGAGGACAAGTTCAGCTTCGGTCTCTGGACCGTCGGCTGGCAGGCCCGAGACCTGTTCGGCGAGGCGACCAGGCCGGTGCTCGCCGGCGTCGAGGCAGTGCACAAGCTCTCCGAGATCGGCGCCTACGGCATCACCTTCCACGACGACGACCTGATCCCGCCGGGGAGCAGCTCCTCCGAGCGCGACCGGATCATCGCCGAGTTCAAGCAGGCACTGCAGGACACCGGCATGGAAGTGCCGATGGTGACCACGAACCTGTTCGGCGACCCGGTCTTCAAGGACGGCGGCTTCACCAGCAACGACCGCTCGGTCCGCCGCTACGCGCTGCGCAAGGTCATGCGCAACATGGACCTCGCCGCCGAGCTCGGCGCCCAGATCTACGTGTTCTGGGGCGGACGCGAGGGCTCCGAGGTCGACTTCGCCAAGGACATCCGCTCGGCGCTCGACCGCTACCGCGAGGGCATCGACCTGCTCGCGCAGTACTCCATCGACAAGGGCTACGGCATGAGGTTCGCCATCGAGCCCAAGCCCAACGAGCCCCGCGGCGACATCCTGCTGCCCTCGATCGGGCACGCGCTGGCGTTCATCAACGAGCTCGAGCACGCCGACATGGTCGGCATCAACCCCGAGGTCGGCCACGAGCAGATGGCCAGCCTCAACTACACCCACGGCATCGCGCAGGCCCTCTGGCAGGGCAAGCTCTTCCACATCGACCTCAACGGCCAGAAGGGCCCGCGCTACGACCAGGACCTGGTCTTCGGCTACGGCGACCTGCTCCAGGCGTTCTCGACGGTCGACCTGCTGGAGAACGGCGCGCCCGGCGGCGGCCCGACCTACGACGGCGACCGCCACTTCGACTACAAGCCGCTGCGCACCGAGGACATGGAGGGCGTCTGGCAGTCGGCGTCGGCCAACATGGAGCTCTACCTCTCGCTCAAGGAGCGGGCGCAGGCCTTCCGCGCCGACCCCGAGGTGCAGGAGGCGCTCGCGGCCGCGCAGGTGGCCGAGCTCGCCAACCCCACGCTCGACGTGGGCGAGTCCTACGAGCAGCTGCTGGCCGACCGCTCGTCGTTCGAGGACTACGACCTCGAGGCCGCCCGGACCAAGGGCTACGGCTACGCCCGGGTGCAGCGCCTGGCGCTCAAGCACCTCATCGGGCGCGACTAG
- the yczE gene encoding membrane protein YczE, producing the protein MRTTLTWRVPQLVVGLLLYGASDALLVRAGLGLDPWTSLHQGLSERIGLVTNLVGLVVLLLWLPLRRRPGVGTVANVALVGTAMDAALAVLPTPHALGVRVPLLLAGVLLNALATATYVGAGLGSGPRDGLSLGLADRGLTLWRVRTTIEVGVLVTGVLLGGSAGVGTVVYAVAIGPLVHRLLPVLSVPAQTGGANPEPVLAEPPVCGTAAG; encoded by the coding sequence GTGCGGACGACTCTGACCTGGCGGGTGCCCCAGCTGGTGGTGGGGCTGCTGCTCTACGGCGCCTCCGACGCGCTGCTCGTGCGCGCCGGACTCGGCCTCGACCCGTGGACCAGCCTGCACCAGGGCCTCTCGGAGCGCATCGGGCTGGTCACGAACCTGGTGGGGCTGGTCGTGCTGCTGCTGTGGCTGCCGCTGCGCCGGCGCCCGGGCGTCGGGACGGTCGCCAACGTCGCGCTGGTGGGCACCGCGATGGACGCCGCTCTCGCCGTGCTGCCGACGCCGCACGCGCTCGGCGTGCGGGTGCCGCTGCTGCTGGCGGGCGTGCTGCTCAACGCGCTGGCCACGGCGACCTACGTGGGTGCGGGGCTCGGCTCGGGCCCACGCGACGGCCTGAGCCTGGGGCTGGCCGACCGCGGGCTGACGCTCTGGCGGGTGCGGACGACGATCGAGGTCGGCGTGCTGGTCACCGGCGTGCTGCTCGGCGGCTCGGCCGGGGTCGGCACCGTCGTCTACGCCGTGGCGATCGGCCCGCTGGTCCACCGCCTGCTGCCGGTGCTCAGCGTGCCGGCTCAGACGGGCGGGGCGAACCCCGAGCCGGTGCTCGCCGAGCCGCCCGTCTGCGGCACGGCGGCGGGGTAG
- a CDS encoding RDD family protein, with product MSSLVTGEAVALDLRTASFVSRSLALLLDLAVQFAALYAIFLAVTLGLGAFDSAVVAGLTVVGVVGVLIGYPVVFETLTRGRSLGKLAFGLRVVRDDGGPERFRHALVRALVGFGELYLTSGSAALIASMVSERGKRLGDQLAGTVVVRERVPSLSRPVPLVAPGLAQWAGALELSALPDGLALEARTFLSRAPLLHDGSRARLAGQLASAVAARVTPPPPPGLPAEPYLATVLAERRRRELARVTPTYVPVPAPPPAAYAPVQHAPVGYAPAPYPAAVPQTGGSASTGSGFAPPV from the coding sequence GTGAGCTCCCTCGTGACCGGTGAGGCGGTCGCCCTCGACCTGCGGACCGCGAGCTTCGTGTCGCGCTCGCTGGCGCTGCTCCTCGACCTCGCGGTGCAGTTCGCAGCGCTCTACGCGATCTTCCTGGCGGTGACCCTGGGCCTCGGCGCCTTCGACTCCGCCGTCGTCGCGGGGCTGACCGTCGTCGGGGTGGTCGGCGTGCTCATCGGCTACCCCGTCGTCTTCGAGACGCTGACCCGCGGGCGCAGCCTCGGCAAGCTCGCGTTCGGGCTGCGCGTCGTGCGCGACGACGGCGGCCCGGAGCGCTTCCGCCACGCGCTGGTCCGGGCGCTGGTCGGCTTCGGCGAGCTCTACCTGACCTCGGGCAGCGCCGCGCTGATCGCCTCGATGGTCTCCGAGCGCGGCAAGCGGCTGGGCGACCAGCTGGCCGGCACGGTGGTGGTCCGCGAGCGGGTGCCCTCGCTCTCCCGGCCGGTGCCGCTGGTGGCGCCCGGGCTGGCGCAGTGGGCGGGCGCGCTCGAGCTCTCGGCCCTGCCCGACGGGCTGGCGCTCGAGGCGCGCACCTTCCTCTCGCGCGCGCCGCTCCTCCACGACGGCAGCCGGGCCCGGCTGGCGGGCCAGCTGGCCTCTGCCGTCGCCGCGCGGGTCACCCCGCCGCCGCCCCCCGGGCTGCCCGCCGAGCCCTACCTCGCGACCGTGCTCGCCGAGCGCCGGCGGCGCGAGCTCGCGCGGGTCACCCCGACGTACGTCCCGGTGCCCGCGCCTCCTCCGGCCGCGTACGCGCCGGTGCAGCACGCGCCCGTCGGGTACGCGCCCGCTCCCTACCCCGCCGCCGTGCCGCAGACGGGCGGCTCGGCGAGCACCGGCTCGGGGTTCGCCCCGCCCGTCTGA